From a region of the Catharus ustulatus isolate bCatUst1 chromosome 11, bCatUst1.pri.v2, whole genome shotgun sequence genome:
- the IRX5 gene encoding iroquois-class homeodomain protein IRX-5 — translation MSYPQGYLYQPSASLALYSCPAYSTSVISGPRTDELGRSSSGSAFSPYAGSTAFTAPSPGYNSHLQYGTDPAAAAAFTSYVGSPYDHTPGMAGSLGYHPYAAPLGSYPYGDPAYRKNATRDATATLKAWLNEHRKNPYPTKGEKIMLAIITKMTLTQVSTWFANARRRLKKENKMTWTPRNRSEDEEEEENIDLEKNDEDEPQKLEEKGDPGTPDTGAADPKAAPGCERLQESPGPREAESGLSDSDCKELAEERLDGQPVPHKAPGASPLGPCPAGREEPPPYRPPSAAAGPPHAADLHPLLPAATGASVIHSPQQAALAKPKLWSLAEIATSADKAKEAGGEAAPPGPAVLGAGGPSRSPPRPRSPGAQCPFPNGAVLPRPLYYTAPFYPGYTNYGSFGALHGHPAGGPAAAAPGAHFNGLNQTVLSRAESLAKDTKMIRSQSQVDLCKDSPYELKKGMSNI, via the exons ATGTCGTATCCTCAGGGTTACTTGTACCAGCCGTCAGCGTCCTTGGCTCTCTATTCCTGCCCGGCGTACAGCACCAGCGTGATCTCCGGACCCAGGACCGATGAACTTGGGAGATCTTCTTCGGGCTCCGCTTTTTCCCCTTATGCCGGATCTACCGCCTTTACCGCCCCTTCCCCGGGTTACAACTCCCACCTCCAGTACGGCACCGacccggccgccgccgccgccttcACTTCCTACGTG ggCTCTCCCTACGACCACACGCCGGGCATGGCCGGTTCCCTGGGGTACCACCCGTACGCGGCACCGCTCGGATCCTACCCCTACGGGGACCCCGCGTACCGCAAGAACGCGACACGGGACGCCACGGCCACCCTCAAGGCCTGGCTCAACGAGCACCGGAAAAATCCCTACCCTACCAAGGGCGAGAAGATCATGCTGGCCATCATCACCAAAATGACCCTCACCCAGGTCTCCACCTGGTTCGCCAACGCGCGGCGGCGGCTCAAGAAGGAGAACAAAATGACCTGGACCCCACGAAACCGCAGCGAGGacgaggaggaagaggagaataTCGACCTGGAGAAAAACGACGAGGACGAGCCCCAGAAACTAGAGGAGAAGGGAGACCCCGGGACACCGGACACAG GAGCGGCGGATCCCAAGGCAGCGCCGGGCTGCGAGCGCCTCCAGGAGTCCCCCGGCCCCCGGGAGGCCGAGAGCGGCCTCAGCGACTCGGATTGCAAAGAGCTAGCGGAGGAGCGGCTCGACGGGCAGCCCGTCCCCCACAAGGCGCCCGGCGCTTCCCCGCTGGGACCGTGCCCGGCGGGCCGCGAGGAGCCCCCGCCGTACcgcccgccctccgccgccgccgggccgcCGCACGCCGCCGACCTGCACCCGCTGCTGCCCGCCGCCACCGGCGCCTCCGTCATCCACTCGCCGCAGCAGGCGGCCCTCGCCAAGCCCAAGCTCTGGTCGCTGGCCGAGATCGCCACCTCGGCGGACAAGGCTAAGGAGGCCGGCGGCGAGGCggccccccccggccccgccgtgcTGGGCGCCGGTGGCCCGTCCCGCTCGCCGCCGCGGCCGCGCTCGCCGGGCGCGCAGTGCCCCTTCCCCAACGGGGCGGTCCTGCCCCGGCCGCTCTACTACACGGCGCCCTTCTACCCCGGCTACACGAACTACGGCTCCTTCGGGGCCCTGCACGGGCACCCCgccggcggccccgccgccgccgcccccggcgccCACTTCAATGGATTAAATCAGACTGTCCTCAGCAGAGCCGAGAGCTTGGCTAAAGACACTAAAATGATCAGGAGCCAGTCCCAAGTAGACCTTTGCAAAGACTCACCTTACGAACTGAAGAAAGGTATGTCCAACATTTAA